Proteins from a single region of Thermococcus sp.:
- a CDS encoding ATP synthase subunit B translates to MPGMEYSTVSKIYGPLMIVEGVKGVAYGEVVEIETESGEKRKGQVLEARENLAIVQVFEGTRDLDVKSTRVRFTGETLKVPVSMDMLGRIFNGIGKPIDGGPEIIPEDRRDVHGAPLNPVARAYPRDFIQTGISAIDGMNTLVRGQKLPIFSGSGLPHNMLAAQIARQAKVLGEEEQFAVVFAAMGITYEEANFFKKSFEETGAIERAVLFLNLADDPAIERIITPRMALTVAEYLAFDYDMQVLVILTDMTNYAEALREISAAREEVPGRRGYPGYMYTDLATIYERAGRVRGKKGSITQMPILTMPDDDITHPIPDLTGYITEGQIVLSRELHRKGIYPPIDVLPSLSRLMKDGIGKGRTREDHPQLAQQLYAAYAEGRSLRDLVAVVGEEALSETDRKYLKFADRFEREFVAQRYDEDRSIFETLDLGWELLAELPESELKRVRKEYILKYHPKYRKRGE, encoded by the coding sequence ATGCCGGGAATGGAGTACTCAACAGTTAGCAAGATTTACGGGCCTCTCATGATAGTCGAGGGCGTCAAGGGAGTGGCCTACGGTGAGGTCGTTGAGATAGAGACCGAGAGCGGGGAGAAGAGAAAGGGACAGGTTCTCGAGGCTAGGGAGAACCTCGCAATAGTCCAGGTCTTCGAGGGAACTCGCGATTTGGACGTCAAGAGCACGCGCGTCCGCTTTACCGGTGAGACCCTTAAGGTTCCCGTTTCAATGGACATGCTGGGTAGGATATTCAACGGTATCGGTAAGCCCATCGACGGCGGACCGGAAATAATTCCTGAGGACAGGAGAGACGTCCACGGTGCGCCACTCAATCCAGTGGCAAGAGCCTACCCAAGGGACTTCATTCAGACAGGTATTTCAGCAATAGACGGTATGAACACCCTCGTCAGGGGTCAGAAGCTCCCCATATTCAGTGGCTCTGGTTTGCCACACAACATGTTAGCTGCACAAATAGCGAGGCAGGCTAAGGTCCTCGGTGAGGAGGAGCAGTTCGCGGTGGTCTTCGCGGCAATGGGTATCACCTATGAAGAGGCCAACTTCTTCAAGAAGAGCTTTGAAGAGACAGGAGCCATAGAGAGGGCCGTTCTGTTCCTTAACCTAGCGGACGACCCTGCCATCGAGAGAATCATCACCCCGCGTATGGCCCTTACCGTGGCTGAGTACCTAGCCTTCGACTACGACATGCAGGTTCTGGTTATACTCACCGACATGACAAACTACGCCGAAGCTTTACGTGAGATTTCTGCCGCTAGAGAAGAGGTTCCCGGAAGGCGCGGTTATCCGGGTTACATGTACACCGACTTGGCTACAATCTACGAACGTGCTGGAAGGGTTAGGGGCAAGAAGGGAAGCATAACCCAGATGCCTATCCTTACCATGCCCGACGACGACATAACCCACCCGATTCCAGATTTGACTGGTTACATTACCGAGGGTCAGATAGTTCTCAGCAGGGAACTCCACAGGAAAGGTATCTACCCGCCGATTGACGTTTTGCCCTCGCTCAGCCGTCTGATGAAGGACGGTATCGGTAAGGGAAGGACCAGGGAAGACCATCCACAGCTTGCCCAGCAGCTCTACGCTGCTTACGCAGAGGGGCGCTCGCTTAGGGACCTCGTCGCCGTTGTTGGTGAGGAGGCTTTGAGCGAGACTGACAGAAAGTACCTCAAGTTCGCGGACAGGTTTGAGCGTGAATTCGTCGCCCAGAGGTATGATGAAGACAGGAGCATCTTTGAAACATTGGACCTCGGATGGGAGCTCCTCGCGGAACTTCCGGAGAGCGAGCTCAAGCGTGTCAGGAAGGAGTACATCCTCAAGTACCACCCGAAGTACAGAAAGAGGGGCGAGTGA
- a CDS encoding methyl-accepting chemotaxis protein: MNVRSIEKASSALAQSVRIKTSSRESSKIIDELAEQISGQFLENNMVIIENIEKLSQVMRELERFQEEFLPFFKRFEVFAQEFNTLVENLEYVSRISDSIASVAKQTNLVALNASIEAARAGEAGRGFAVVADEIRKMAVQTMNLAKEIKDFNTRVMGQLETLRDALAVMDRIKEGTEILGRDIEAMVEISTVLDEISREQEDIVNDIKRLKGIALALRKFADMQDKYNKELATLLRMMVSEYAREQREK; the protein is encoded by the coding sequence ATGAACGTCAGGAGCATCGAGAAAGCCTCCAGCGCACTTGCCCAGTCTGTTAGGATAAAAACCTCCAGCAGGGAATCGAGCAAAATTATAGACGAATTAGCCGAGCAGATTAGCGGGCAGTTCCTTGAGAACAACATGGTAATTATTGAGAACATAGAAAAGCTTTCTCAAGTCATGAGGGAGCTCGAAAGGTTTCAAGAGGAATTTCTACCCTTCTTTAAGCGTTTTGAGGTCTTCGCTCAAGAATTTAACACTCTCGTTGAAAACCTCGAATACGTTTCGAGGATAAGCGACTCGATAGCAAGCGTGGCGAAGCAGACTAACCTTGTTGCCCTCAACGCCTCTATAGAAGCGGCCCGCGCTGGCGAAGCCGGAAGGGGTTTTGCGGTTGTTGCCGACGAGATTAGGAAGATGGCGGTTCAGACAATGAATCTCGCCAAGGAAATCAAGGACTTCAACACGAGGGTAATGGGCCAGCTTGAAACCCTCCGAGACGCTCTGGCAGTTATGGACAGGATTAAGGAGGGAACGGAGATACTCGGGAGAGATATAGAGGCAATGGTCGAGATTAGCACGGTTTTAGATGAAATTTCGCGCGAGCAGGAGGATATTGTAAACGACATAAAGAGGCTCAAGGGAATAGCTCTTGCATTGAGAAAGTTTGCAGACATGCAGGACAAGTACAATAAAGAGTTGGCCACTCTCCTAAGGATGATGGTCAGCGAGTACGCGAGAGAACAAAGGGAAAAGTAG
- a CDS encoding ABC transporter permease subunit: MRRLSAIIIAFFVAFAIIGPHTVVKENVENWNNETYWKYNPTGVPPGWYGELRGLPKTEWLHGVYENGSFVYYYDFHYNTVPQDILIIPNLTRYLKISIVDPLGREYPLWNGIIPSSLKIGTLSSSIEGIADEKCAPKPTWSQLLFHDPLKAIFAKPGTDCVFNFAPLKGTYRIVITGSYGGLQPGDEPKVRILGLSYGRLGTDVYGRDVWTGFAYGARQTIIISLLGAGILALLSLVLGSLSVISTKAGSFINALSKILASTPSLPLAVVLVVLLGKLEDIGVDTLRIRMNPYAMALVVALVFIGTSSREIRSIVEEELRRGYIESSKALGASPLQILRLHVLPVLILYTIYMFSMSVPGVIAFITLLGFFNVVPGFNWGTLMSTPLMAGIAKYAPYWWQIVPLGISLGAIAYAFIDLGKTIERKFLERPKTLKTQN; this comes from the coding sequence ATGCGTAGGCTCTCAGCAATTATAATAGCGTTTTTCGTCGCCTTTGCCATCATCGGTCCCCACACGGTCGTTAAGGAGAACGTTGAGAACTGGAACAACGAAACCTACTGGAAGTACAACCCTACCGGCGTTCCTCCCGGATGGTATGGAGAGCTCCGGGGGCTCCCAAAAACGGAATGGCTACATGGTGTCTACGAAAACGGCAGTTTTGTTTATTACTATGACTTCCACTACAACACTGTTCCTCAGGACATCCTGATAATTCCCAACCTAACCAGGTACCTCAAAATCTCAATCGTTGACCCCTTAGGACGGGAGTATCCTCTCTGGAACGGTATAATCCCGAGTTCCCTGAAGATTGGGACCTTGTCCTCGTCCATAGAGGGAATAGCCGATGAGAAATGCGCTCCAAAACCAACGTGGTCCCAGCTCCTCTTCCATGACCCCCTAAAGGCCATATTCGCAAAACCCGGCACGGACTGCGTTTTTAATTTCGCTCCCCTCAAGGGAACCTACAGGATAGTGATAACGGGCAGTTACGGGGGGCTCCAACCGGGAGACGAGCCGAAGGTTAGAATCCTGGGACTCAGTTATGGCAGACTGGGAACTGACGTCTACGGGAGGGACGTCTGGACGGGTTTTGCATACGGGGCAAGGCAAACGATAATTATATCCCTCCTCGGGGCGGGAATTCTTGCACTCCTCTCCCTCGTCCTCGGTTCTCTAAGTGTTATTTCTACCAAAGCAGGCTCCTTTATAAATGCCCTCTCAAAAATCCTTGCTTCAACCCCTTCATTGCCACTTGCGGTCGTACTGGTCGTGCTACTAGGAAAACTTGAAGACATAGGGGTAGATACGCTTAGAATACGGATGAACCCCTACGCAATGGCCCTTGTGGTGGCTCTAGTTTTCATCGGGACGTCATCAAGGGAGATTCGCTCCATAGTCGAGGAGGAGCTAAGAAGGGGCTACATAGAGTCAAGCAAAGCCCTAGGAGCAAGCCCCCTCCAAATCCTTAGGCTCCACGTGCTCCCGGTTCTAATTCTATACACAATTTACATGTTCTCAATGTCCGTTCCCGGAGTAATCGCTTTCATAACACTTCTCGGGTTCTTCAATGTCGTTCCCGGTTTCAACTGGGGGACGCTGATGAGCACGCCCCTCATGGCGGGAATAGCGAAGTACGCCCCCTACTGGTGGCAGATAGTTCCTCTCGGAATATCCCTCGGTGCGATAGCCTACGCATTCATTGACCTCGGAAAGACCATTGAAAGAAAGTTCCTCGAAAGGCCTAAAACCCTCAAAACACAAAATTAA
- a CDS encoding V-type ATP synthase subunit C: MEPIVGILDTTLAVIFTWVTYKTGQYIYKYTPYSYPNARIKAMEAKLLSEQKFNELAESRTLQNFVVNLEDTDYKDYLADVSSYSIEEIERALERALAGTYGLMFKILPKRSRGFFELLLEGWDVRNIANVVKAKLANESASDYIVELGTMLPKVKAMAEAKTLEEILVILEGTPYEDVYQKLLLGEIDVTKFETELYRMYYAKLLAYAKSRKDEERAILEEFVRLLVDRVNILTALRAKKAGLSAEEIKPMLIPGGTVKLDSLLHVDSFDMALAELDSTKYGPVIRDVREEIEKDLSVLEKAFSDYIIERISELERFYPLSIATPLSYILRKEREMRKLRAIAKLIENGVKPERIKELVGEVA, from the coding sequence ATGGAGCCAATAGTGGGAATCCTTGACACAACGCTTGCCGTTATATTCACGTGGGTTACCTACAAGACCGGTCAGTACATCTACAAGTATACCCCTTACTCCTACCCCAACGCTAGGATTAAGGCCATGGAAGCGAAGCTCCTCAGCGAGCAGAAGTTCAACGAGCTGGCCGAGAGCAGAACCCTCCAGAACTTCGTTGTCAACCTAGAGGACACCGACTACAAGGACTACCTCGCCGACGTTTCAAGCTACTCCATAGAGGAAATCGAAAGGGCATTGGAGAGGGCCCTCGCTGGAACCTACGGGCTCATGTTCAAGATACTGCCAAAGCGTTCCAGGGGCTTCTTTGAGCTCCTACTCGAGGGCTGGGATGTGAGAAACATAGCCAACGTGGTCAAGGCGAAGCTCGCTAACGAATCGGCCAGTGACTATATAGTGGAGCTTGGAACCATGCTCCCCAAGGTCAAGGCCATGGCCGAAGCTAAAACCTTGGAGGAAATCCTTGTCATACTGGAGGGAACTCCCTACGAGGATGTCTACCAGAAACTTCTCCTCGGAGAGATAGACGTCACCAAGTTTGAAACCGAGCTTTACAGGATGTACTATGCCAAGCTCCTCGCCTATGCCAAGTCTAGAAAAGACGAGGAGAGGGCCATACTCGAGGAGTTCGTGAGGCTTTTGGTGGATAGGGTTAACATCCTCACAGCCCTGAGAGCTAAGAAGGCCGGCCTCTCCGCGGAGGAGATAAAGCCCATGCTAATCCCGGGTGGAACCGTTAAGCTCGACTCGCTTTTGCACGTTGATTCCTTCGACATGGCCCTAGCTGAGCTCGACTCTACAAAGTACGGTCCTGTCATTAGGGACGTCAGGGAGGAAATCGAGAAGGACCTGAGTGTCCTCGAGAAGGCCTTCAGCGACTACATAATCGAGAGAATTTCCGAGCTCGAACGCTTCTATCCGCTCAGCATCGCAACGCCACTGAGCTACATCCTCAGAAAAGAGAGGGAAATGAGGAAGCTAAGGGCCATAGCAAAGCTCATAGAGAATGGAGTCAAACCAGAGCGTATAAAGGAACTCGTGGGTGAGGTGGCATGA
- a CDS encoding ATP synthase subunit A, with translation MGRIIRVTGPLVVADGMKGAKMYEVVRVGEMGLIGEIIRLEGDKAVIQVYEETAGIKPGEPVEGTGSSLSVELGPGLLTSMYDGIQRPLEKLRELSGDFIARGLTAPALPRDKKWHFTPTVKVGDKVTGGDVLGVVPETSIIEHKILVPPWVEGEIIEIAEEGDYTVEEVIAKVKKPDGTIEELKMYHKWPVRVKRPYKNKLPPEVPLITGQRTIDTFFSIAKGGTAAIPGPFGSGKTVTQHQLAKWSDAQVVVYIGCGERGNEMTDVLEEFPKLKDPKTGKPLMERTVLIANTSNMPVAAREASIYTGITIAEYFRDQGYDVALMADSTSRWAEALREISGRLEEMPGEEGYPAYLASKIAEFYERAGRVVTLGSEPRVGSVSVIGAVSPPGGDFSEPVVQNTLRVVKVFWALDADLARRRHFPAINWLRSYSLYIDAVQDWWHNNVDPEWRKMRDTAMALLQKEAELQEIVRIVGPDALPDREKAILIVTRMLREDYLQQDAFDEVDTYCPPKKQVTMMRVILNFYEKTMEAVNKGVPVDEIAKLPVREKIGRMKFEPDVEKIRALIDETNAQFEELFKKYGA, from the coding sequence ATGGGAAGGATAATTCGCGTTACCGGACCACTCGTCGTTGCAGACGGCATGAAAGGGGCCAAGATGTACGAGGTCGTTCGCGTCGGTGAGATGGGTCTCATTGGAGAAATCATCCGTCTCGAAGGCGACAAGGCGGTTATCCAGGTCTATGAGGAAACTGCAGGTATAAAGCCAGGTGAACCCGTCGAGGGAACCGGTTCGTCGCTCAGCGTCGAGCTCGGTCCTGGACTGCTCACCTCAATGTACGACGGAATTCAGAGACCGCTTGAAAAGCTTCGCGAGCTTAGCGGAGACTTCATAGCGAGAGGTCTTACCGCTCCAGCTTTGCCGAGGGACAAGAAGTGGCACTTCACGCCAACCGTTAAGGTGGGCGACAAGGTCACCGGTGGGGACGTCCTCGGTGTCGTTCCGGAAACGAGCATCATCGAGCATAAAATCCTCGTTCCCCCATGGGTCGAGGGAGAAATCATTGAGATAGCCGAGGAAGGTGACTACACCGTTGAGGAGGTCATAGCCAAGGTCAAAAAACCCGACGGAACCATCGAGGAGCTCAAGATGTACCACAAGTGGCCTGTCCGTGTCAAGAGGCCCTACAAGAACAAGCTCCCGCCAGAGGTTCCTCTCATCACTGGACAGAGGACCATAGATACCTTCTTCTCCATAGCCAAGGGTGGAACTGCCGCTATCCCTGGCCCGTTTGGTTCAGGTAAGACCGTCACTCAACATCAGTTGGCCAAATGGAGTGACGCTCAGGTGGTTGTTTACATTGGTTGCGGTGAGCGCGGTAACGAGATGACCGACGTGCTTGAAGAGTTCCCCAAACTGAAGGACCCGAAGACTGGAAAGCCCCTCATGGAGAGAACCGTTTTGATAGCCAACACCTCCAACATGCCGGTCGCTGCCCGTGAGGCGTCCATCTATACTGGAATCACCATAGCTGAATACTTCCGCGACCAGGGCTATGACGTCGCTCTGATGGCCGACTCAACGAGCAGGTGGGCGGAAGCGCTCCGTGAAATCTCGGGCCGTCTGGAAGAAATGCCCGGTGAAGAGGGTTATCCTGCTTACTTGGCCTCAAAGATAGCGGAGTTCTACGAGAGAGCAGGTCGCGTTGTTACACTTGGAAGTGAGCCGAGGGTTGGTAGCGTCTCCGTCATTGGAGCGGTTTCACCGCCCGGTGGTGACTTCAGCGAGCCGGTCGTTCAGAACACTTTGAGGGTCGTCAAGGTCTTCTGGGCCCTCGATGCTGACTTAGCCAGGAGGAGGCACTTCCCGGCAATCAACTGGCTGAGGAGCTACTCCCTCTATATCGACGCAGTCCAGGACTGGTGGCACAATAACGTTGACCCAGAGTGGAGGAAGATGCGCGACACAGCGATGGCCCTCCTCCAGAAGGAGGCTGAACTGCAGGAGATAGTCAGAATCGTAGGTCCGGATGCACTGCCAGACAGGGAGAAGGCTATACTCATCGTCACAAGGATGCTCCGTGAGGACTACCTCCAGCAGGATGCCTTCGACGAGGTCGACACCTACTGCCCGCCCAAGAAGCAGGTTACAATGATGCGTGTAATCCTCAACTTCTACGAGAAGACCATGGAGGCGGTTAACAAGGGCGTTCCGGTTGATGAGATTGCCAAGCTCCCTGTCAGGGAGAAGATTGGTCGTATGAAGTTCGAGCCGGATGTGGAGAAGATTAGGGCCCTCATAGATGAAACCAATGCCCAGTTTGAGGAGCTCTTCAAGAAGTACGGAGCGTGA
- a CDS encoding DHHA1 domain-containing protein — MTKRLYYSDPYLKETTAKVVEVKNLGNGLVEVLLDRTIFYPEGGGQPSDRGLIEGKGFTIEVTKVKERDEIWHEGIIEGRIPEKGEEVRLKLDWDWRYENMKNHTGQHILSAVLKKLYDLDTTGFQIFEHYNKIEVNGELDWEVVTRAEIEANRIVSEGLPVTVEEFKYLPDDIVKTLRKHVSKVTDRVRIVSIGDVDRTPCGGTHVKNTSEIGFIKVIRFYKKSKNLWRIEFVAGNRALRTLNELLEDYWNSLEEMPNKNRPLLDRVRELKREIDSLEGKIDELRHELWRWKGLALIDKAEEIGDYNVVALVEKWPMKDAQAFAVNFVKENPGSILLLASEEYALFARNEEVEVSMNELLQRVIEELGGKGGGTDNLARGRVEAEPEDVLDVAKEKLREIISV, encoded by the coding sequence ATGACGAAGAGGCTTTACTACTCTGACCCCTACCTTAAAGAAACGACTGCCAAAGTTGTTGAGGTTAAGAACCTCGGGAACGGCCTCGTTGAGGTTCTCCTCGACAGGACGATATTCTATCCGGAAGGCGGTGGCCAGCCCTCGGACAGGGGGCTTATCGAGGGTAAAGGGTTCACGATTGAGGTCACCAAGGTTAAGGAGCGCGATGAAATCTGGCATGAGGGGATAATCGAAGGAAGGATTCCAGAAAAGGGGGAGGAAGTGAGGCTCAAGCTCGACTGGGACTGGAGATACGAGAACATGAAGAACCACACGGGACAGCACATCCTCTCGGCGGTCCTCAAGAAGCTTTACGACCTCGACACGACAGGTTTCCAGATTTTCGAGCATTACAACAAGATTGAGGTCAACGGAGAACTCGACTGGGAAGTTGTTACAAGGGCCGAAATCGAGGCCAATAGAATAGTCTCCGAGGGGCTTCCTGTAACAGTTGAAGAGTTTAAGTACCTTCCAGATGACATCGTTAAGACGCTGAGAAAGCACGTGAGCAAGGTAACCGACAGGGTCAGGATAGTGAGCATCGGTGACGTTGACAGAACACCCTGTGGGGGAACTCACGTTAAGAACACTTCCGAGATAGGTTTCATCAAGGTTATCCGCTTCTACAAGAAGTCCAAGAACCTCTGGAGAATAGAGTTCGTCGCCGGTAACAGGGCCCTGAGGACGCTCAACGAGCTCCTCGAAGACTACTGGAATTCCCTCGAGGAGATGCCCAACAAGAACAGGCCCCTCCTTGACAGGGTCAGGGAGCTGAAGAGAGAGATTGACTCCCTCGAAGGGAAGATTGATGAGCTGAGGCACGAGCTCTGGCGCTGGAAGGGGCTTGCCCTCATAGACAAAGCGGAGGAAATAGGCGACTACAACGTGGTTGCCCTCGTCGAGAAGTGGCCCATGAAGGACGCTCAGGCCTTTGCTGTAAACTTCGTCAAGGAAAACCCTGGCTCAATACTCCTCCTTGCAAGCGAGGAGTACGCCCTCTTCGCCAGGAACGAGGAAGTTGAGGTTTCGATGAATGAACTCCTTCAGAGGGTCATCGAGGAGCTCGGCGGGAAGGGCGGTGGAACTGACAACCTAGCTAGGGGAAGGGTTGAGGCGGAACCGGAAGACGTTCTCGACGTTGCAAAGGAAAAGTTAAGGGAAATCATCTCCGTATAA
- a CDS encoding V-type ATP synthase subunit F, whose product MKIAVLGDRDTALGFKLAGVHEVYSFEDSPLDMERLKNKLNELIERGDVGIILITERFAQRIELPDVTIPIILQVPDKSGSKFGEEALREIVRRAIGVELKR is encoded by the coding sequence ATGAAGATAGCCGTCCTCGGTGACAGGGACACTGCCCTCGGCTTTAAGCTGGCCGGGGTTCACGAGGTTTATTCCTTTGAGGACAGCCCCCTCGACATGGAGAGGCTGAAGAACAAGCTTAACGAGCTCATAGAGAGGGGCGACGTTGGGATTATACTCATAACCGAGAGGTTTGCCCAGAGGATTGAGTTGCCTGACGTTACAATTCCAATCATCCTTCAGGTGCCGGACAAGTCCGGCTCTAAGTTTGGTGAAGAGGCCCTCCGCGAGATAGTCAGGAGGGCAATAGGTGTTGAGCTTAAGAGGTGA
- a CDS encoding V-type ATP synthase subunit E, giving the protein MEGAELIIQEINREAEQKIQYILSEAREEAERLKEEARKRAESKAEWILRKAKTQAEIEKQRVIANAKLEVRKKKLAVQEELIKEVIESLKKRLADLPEDEYFPMLVELTVKAVEELGVDKVLVRSNERTLKLIVERLSEFREKLKEALGKDIEVTIGEPIQTIGGVLVESSDGSVRVDNTFEARIERFESELRATIAKALFG; this is encoded by the coding sequence ATGGAAGGGGCTGAACTGATAATCCAGGAGATAAACAGAGAGGCCGAGCAGAAGATACAGTACATACTCAGCGAGGCCAGAGAAGAGGCCGAGAGGCTCAAGGAAGAAGCAAGGAAGAGGGCCGAGTCAAAAGCCGAGTGGATACTCAGAAAGGCAAAAACTCAGGCCGAGATAGAGAAGCAGAGGGTCATAGCCAACGCCAAGCTCGAAGTTAGGAAGAAGAAGCTCGCCGTTCAAGAGGAGCTCATCAAAGAGGTAATCGAGTCCCTCAAGAAGAGGCTTGCGGACCTTCCGGAGGATGAGTACTTCCCGATGCTCGTTGAACTAACCGTCAAGGCCGTTGAGGAGCTCGGCGTTGATAAGGTTCTCGTTCGCTCAAACGAGAGAACACTCAAGCTCATCGTTGAAAGGCTCTCCGAGTTCAGGGAGAAGCTCAAAGAGGCCCTCGGAAAGGACATTGAAGTTACAATTGGCGAGCCAATCCAGACAATCGGTGGTGTCCTCGTCGAGAGCTCCGACGGGAGTGTGAGAGTTGACAACACCTTTGAGGCCAGGATAGAACGCTTTGAAAGCGAGCTGAGGGCTACGATTGCCAAGGCCCTCTTCGGGTGA
- a CDS encoding 7-cyano-7-deazaguanine synthase, which yields MLKCSLCVNDERTSRIEVVNGRPVCRECQVYLRHPIDRKKVREELEGLMINVDRAIVAYSGGKDSVVALYLAKEVYKVPELEAVMIDHGLMSEKAIKNARRIAEHLDVPFKILRYDYSDIFRNALLKAQSPCRACSKRTMEKLRKYALKNGYRYIITGHELPFGHHPYRLMSGGIVQIRLLSMMTEEERFKILKKLPFEFPELPGYTTNCLVLGPTLQLYWEKHGHSFEHRRIAALVRYGLISREKAERELQKPEVPEEQWKIVLKKLGIEENQIELIRR from the coding sequence ATGCTCAAGTGTTCGCTCTGCGTTAACGATGAGAGAACGTCGAGAATAGAGGTAGTGAACGGAAGACCAGTATGCCGCGAATGTCAGGTCTACCTGAGGCACCCAATAGACAGGAAGAAAGTGAGAGAAGAGCTTGAAGGACTCATGATAAACGTTGATAGGGCAATAGTTGCCTATTCCGGCGGGAAAGACAGCGTTGTTGCCCTCTACCTGGCGAAGGAGGTCTACAAAGTTCCGGAACTTGAAGCTGTCATGATAGACCACGGGCTCATGTCGGAAAAGGCCATAAAGAACGCGAGAAGGATAGCGGAACACCTTGACGTTCCCTTCAAGATTCTGCGATATGACTACTCGGACATATTCAGAAACGCCCTTCTGAAGGCCCAGAGCCCATGCAGGGCATGTTCAAAAAGAACAATGGAGAAGCTAAGAAAGTACGCCTTGAAAAACGGCTATAGGTACATTATAACCGGCCACGAGTTACCATTCGGCCACCATCCATACAGACTTATGAGCGGTGGAATCGTTCAGATAAGGCTTCTCTCCATGATGACAGAGGAAGAGCGCTTTAAAATCCTGAAAAAGCTCCCCTTTGAGTTCCCAGAATTGCCTGGATACACCACGAACTGCCTCGTTCTTGGACCTACTCTCCAACTCTACTGGGAAAAACACGGTCACAGCTTTGAGCACAGGCGAATAGCGGCTCTGGTTCGCTACGGCCTCATAAGCAGAGAGAAAGCTGAGAGAGAACTTCAGAAGCCAGAAGTGCCGGAGGAGCAGTGGAAAATCGTCCTTAAAAAACTTGGGATAGAAGAGAACCAGATAGAACTTATACGGAGATGA
- a CDS encoding V-type ATP synthase subunit D: MAELLNVKPTRMELLNLKRRITLAKKGHKLLKDKQDALVMEFFTIYDEALNLRKELNLKMREAFEALQMAEIDVGTLRLREISLSVNPNREVEIKKRNVMGVPVPLIEAESFKRNAGERGYAFVSSSAKVDLVAEKFEEVLDLAVRLAEVEETLKRLAKEIEVTKRRVNALEYIIIPRMEATVKFIKQRLDEMERENFFRLKRVKALIEARSGS, translated from the coding sequence ATGGCAGAACTGCTCAACGTGAAGCCGACGCGAATGGAGCTCCTTAACCTGAAGAGACGTATTACCTTAGCTAAAAAGGGCCACAAGCTCCTCAAGGACAAGCAGGACGCCCTAGTGATGGAGTTCTTCACTATCTACGACGAGGCCCTCAACCTTAGGAAGGAACTGAACCTCAAGATGAGAGAAGCCTTCGAAGCCCTCCAGATGGCCGAGATTGACGTCGGAACCCTCCGCCTTAGGGAGATAAGCCTCTCGGTGAACCCGAATAGGGAAGTGGAGATTAAGAAGAGGAACGTCATGGGGGTTCCGGTTCCACTCATCGAGGCTGAGTCATTCAAGAGAAACGCTGGGGAGAGGGGTTACGCCTTCGTTTCGAGCTCGGCCAAGGTTGACCTTGTGGCTGAAAAGTTCGAGGAGGTTCTCGATTTGGCCGTTCGCCTTGCCGAGGTCGAGGAAACTCTCAAGAGGCTCGCAAAAGAGATAGAGGTTACCAAAAGGCGCGTTAACGCGCTGGAATACATCATCATACCGAGGATGGAAGCTACCGTCAAGTTCATCAAGCAACGCTTAGACGAGATGGAGCGCGAGAACTTCTTCAGGCTGAAGAGGGTTAAGGCCTTAATCGAGGCCAGAAGCGGTTCCTGA
- a CDS encoding MBL fold metallo-hydrolase: MGEYFIQPGLDPRKDHVLYRDDEHLVVYLGTQEGGEDVDVNSYLIVSRGKGILIDPGGYKIFSKVLANASKYIDPRDIEYIYICHQDPDVAGSLPLWREVSNAKIIVHWLWTRFLPHFGFENIGSVVHELPDEGETMTFGATTLEFIPAHFLHSPGQFSIYDHRSKFLFTGDIGIALLDEPYIVVENIERHIQAMRPVHERLMPTNRAIKAWLDKVKFLDVEAILPQHGAIIPKKFIPRFYDFLENLKCGIDLLR, translated from the coding sequence ATGGGGGAGTACTTTATACAGCCGGGTTTAGACCCCAGGAAGGACCACGTCCTTTACAGAGATGATGAGCATCTCGTGGTTTACCTCGGCACCCAGGAGGGAGGGGAGGACGTTGACGTTAACAGCTACCTCATAGTCAGCAGGGGCAAGGGAATCCTCATAGACCCCGGAGGATACAAGATTTTCTCCAAGGTACTGGCAAACGCCTCTAAGTACATTGACCCGAGGGACATCGAGTACATATACATTTGCCACCAGGACCCGGACGTTGCCGGTAGTCTGCCCCTCTGGAGGGAAGTCAGCAACGCGAAAATCATAGTTCACTGGCTCTGGACGAGGTTTCTGCCACACTTCGGCTTTGAAAACATTGGCTCCGTTGTTCATGAGCTACCGGACGAAGGAGAGACTATGACCTTCGGTGCAACTACTTTGGAGTTCATACCCGCTCACTTCCTCCACAGTCCGGGACAGTTCTCAATATACGACCACAGGAGCAAGTTCCTCTTTACGGGGGACATCGGCATAGCACTCCTCGATGAGCCATACATTGTTGTTGAGAACATTGAGAGGCATATTCAGGCCATGAGACCCGTTCACGAGAGACTAATGCCGACGAACAGAGCAATAAAGGCTTGGCTTGACAAAGTGAAGTTCCTCGACGTTGAGGCCATACTGCCCCAGCACGGGGCGATTATTCCTAAAAAGTTCATACCCCGCTTCTATGACTTTCTCGAAAACCTGAAGTGTGGCATTGACCTGCTCCGATGA